A genomic stretch from Octopus bimaculoides isolate UCB-OBI-ISO-001 chromosome 29, ASM119413v2, whole genome shotgun sequence includes:
- the LOC128251242 gene encoding zinc finger protein 271-like — protein MENDLSDNETQTEKIDFPDDVKIEKGKKSYHCDICGKPFSHSSNLTKHKSVHTGEKPYRCNICGKSFSRKDNLITHQRIHTGVKPYHCDTCGKAFSQKDNLITHQRIHTGEKPYHCDICGESFSQSVHLNKHKRIHTGEKPYCCDVCGKSFSANGTLTRHKRIHTGEKPYHCDVCGKSFSDGSRLHKHKHIHTGVKPYHCDICGKSFSSTYALSSHKHIHTGEKPYHCDICGKSFSHGHTLTIHRHIHTGEKPYHCEICGKSFTETSHLTKHKRIHTGEKPYHCDICGKSFSQKDNLIPHQRIHTGEKPYHCDICGETFSQNGNLTKHKCIHTGSQLYFCNICGKSFSQKSSLKRHIRIHTGEKPYHCDICGKLFSENGTLTIHKRSHTGEKPYHCDICGKSFSDTGHLSRHVRIHTGDKPHHCDICGKSFSENGDLTRHIRIHTGEKPYQCDICSKSFSHGHALTAHKRTHTGEKPYHCDICGKSFSETGHLTKHKHIHTGLKLHHCDICGKSFSHGHVLTRHKRIHTGEKPYH, from the coding sequence atggaaaatgatTTAAGTGACAATGAAACACAGACTGAAAAGATTGACTTTCCTGATGATGTGAAGATTGAGAAAGGTAAAAAatcataccattgtgatatctgtggcaaaccATTCTCTCACAGTAGCAACTTAACTAAGCATAAAtctgttcatacaggagagaaaccatatcgctgtaacatctgtggtaaatcattctcccggAAGGATAACTTGATTACTCAccagcgtattcatacaggagtgaAACCATATCACTGCGACACCTGTGGAAAAGCCTTCTCTCAAAAGGACAACTTGATTACTCaccaacgtattcatacaggagaaaaaccgtatcactgtgatatctgtggtgaatcgtTTTCTCAAAGTGTTCATTtgaataaacacaaacgcattcatacaggagagaaaccatattgctgtgatgtctgtggtaaatcattctccgcAAACGGTACCTTAACTAGACAtaaacgtatccatacaggagaaaaaccttatcactgtgatgtctgtggtaaatcattctccgaTGGAAGTcgtttacataaacacaaacacattcacacaggagtaaaaccatatcattgtgatatctgtggtaagtcattctctagTACATATGCCCTTTCtagtcacaaacatattcatacaggagagaaaccatatcactgtgacatctgtggtaaatcattttctcatggTCATACTTTAACTATTCACCGAcacattcatactggagagaaaccatatcactgtgagatctgtggtaaatccttcacTGAAACCAGTCACTTAACTAAGcacaagcgcattcatacaggagagaaaccatatcactgtgatatctgtggcaaatcattctctcagaaagaTAACCTAATTCCTCaccaacgtattcatacaggagaaaaaccatatcactgtgatatctgtggggaaacattctctcaaaatggtaatttaactaaacacaaatgcattcatacaggaAGCCAACTATATTTctgcaatatctgtggtaaatcattctctcaaaagagCTCCTTGAAAAGACATATTCGCATTCATactggggagaaaccatatcactgtgatatctgtggtaaattattttcTGAGAATGGGACTTTAACAATCCACAAACgcagtcatacaggagagaaaccgtatcattgtgacatctgtggtaaatcattctccgaCACTGGTCATTTATCTCGGCATGtacgtattcatacgggagaCAAACCACatcactgcgatatctgtggAAAGTCCTTCTCTGAAAATGGAGATTTAACAAGACATAtccgcattcatacaggagagaagccatatcagtgtgacatttgtagtaaatcattctctcatggaCATGCCTTAACTgctcacaaacgcactcatacaggtgagaaaccatatcactgtgatatctgtggaaaatctttCTCCGAGACTGgccacttaactaaacacaagcacattcatacaGGACTGAAGctacatcactgtgatatctgtggcaaatcattctctcatggaCATgttttaactagacacaaacgcattcatacaggagagaaaccatatcactaa
- the LOC128251246 gene encoding chondroitin sulfate synthase 1-like, with protein MDNLRNELEMVKRGMATKQLKRLSMPMMKYLHNIEYFNKKREPKKASVKFWYDTGDVAAQWENIEMQSIYSMTNIHQAPKQKLSVKKHDETVQNAVRALFSRYWESVDNIKFKKLLQAYRYMSPIHGVQHLLQVYLLQRKIRNGYYNGTFMASQRLLPLEFTEEEDMFKDRFDINTKYKNSKGGGQMKEINLIIPVARKLEAFVRFTETLEKIFKQTLENLIVILVIYKDPEGSWIKQIALMRRLQSQYPSMKLEVTLLTGDFARGVALQHGMKNCSNDSLLLFIDIDMAITETFLHRVRVNTIYGKQVYFPIYFNQFDPESICHKPNCKKNHYLFGKDDGFWIYFGFGMVSIYKKDFLEVGGYDTNIKGWGKEDIDFYELCIKSNLTVIRAPDLSLIHVYHPKFCSKDLNAEQYQMCTDSKISIFWSLHKEADAVYRLPKILNK; from the coding sequence ATGGACAACTTGAGAAATGAGTTGGAAATGGTCAAGAGGGGAATGGCTACAAAGCAGCTGAAGCGTCTGTCAATGCCTATGATGAAATATCTTcacaatattgaatattttaataagaaacGTGAACCGAAGAAGGCCTCTGTCAAGTTTTGGTATGATACTGGTGATGTTGCAGCACAATGGGAGAATATTGAAATGCAGTCAATTTATTCCATGACAAATATTCATCAGGCCCCGAAACAGAAGCTGAGTGTGAAAAAACATGATGAAACTGTACAGAATGCTGTCAGAGCCCTCTTTAGTCGTTATTGGGAGAGTGTAGATAATATCAAGTTTAAGAAGCTTCTGCAAGCCTATCGCTACATGTCACCCATACATGGTGTACAACATCTGCTACAAGTCTACTTGTTGCAACGAAAGATTAGAAATGGTTATTACAATGGCACATTTATGGCCTCGCAGCGTCTACTGCCTCTGGAGTTTACCGAAGAAGAGGACATGTTTAAGGATCGTTTTGATATCaataccaaatacaaaaacagcaAAGGCGGTGGGCAGATGAAAGAAATCAATCTGATTATACCGGTTGCTAGAAAATTAGAAGCATTTGTACGATTTACAGAGACACTAGAGAAGATCTTCAAACAAACACTGGAGAACCTCATAGTGATTCTTGTAATCTATAAAGACCCAGAAGGAAGCTGGATTAAACAGATCGCTTTGATGAGACGTCTGCAGTCTCAGTACCCTTCCATGAAACTAGAAGTAACACTTTTGACTGGAGATTTTGCTCGTGGGGTGGCATTGCAGCATGGCATGAAGAACTGCAGTAATGACTCCCTTCTCCTTTTTATTGATATCGATATGGCCATCACAGAGACATTTCTACATCGAGTACGAGTGAACACGATATATGGCAAGCAAGTGTATTTTCCGATTTATTTCAACCAGTTTGATCCTGAATCTATTTGCCACAAACCAAATTGTAAGAAGAACCATTACTTATTTGGTAAGGATGATGGCTTTTGGATATATTTCGGTTTTGGTATGGTGTCCATCTATAAAAAAGACTTTCTGGAAGTGGGCGGCTATGACACAAACATTAAAGGATGGGGAAAAGAGGACATAGATTTCTATGAATTGTGTATCAAGTCTAACCTGACAGTAATCCGGGCCCCTGATTTGTCACTGATACACGTTTACCACCCAAAGTTCTGTTCAaaggatttgaatgcagaacagtACCAAATGTGTACAGATTCAAAAATCAGTATCTTTTGGTCGCTACATAAAGAAGCTGATGCTGTCTACAGATTACcgaagatattaaataaataa
- the LOC128251249 gene encoding chondroitin sulfate synthase 1-like — MTSSQYFETRDWAIRMTWLKSIPGDVVFFVGNSTDPAPPGMPLVRLNRVPDNVYPPQGKVFEMLKYIHENHADKYEYFIRADNNVFIKGQELGSLLRSLNSKEKIYMGHYGQGVPEEIGKLGIGKNYLYCIGGPGVIFSHKALKVLAPNLDNCKGDTATTHEDTELGRCVENYLKVQCKSNRKVKLCLLLYLSIYLFIHPSICLSVYLFICLSLSIYLSSY, encoded by the exons ATGACGAGTTCGCAGTACTTCGAAACCCGAGACTGGGCCATTCGAATGACGTGGTTGAAATCGATCCCTGGTGACGTGGTCTTCTTCGTCGGCAACAGCACAGATCCGGCCCCTCCCGGGATGCCCTTAGTGAGGCTGAATCGCGTACCAGACAACGTCTACCCACCGCAGGGCAAAGTAtttgagatgttgaaatatatacatgagaaCCATGCCGATAAATACGAGTATTTCATCCGTGCTGACAACAACGTGTTTATAAAGGGCCAGGAACTCGGAAGTTTGCTCAGGTCCTTAAACAGCAAAGAGAAGATCTACATGGGCCATTACGGACAAGGGGTCCCTGAAGAGATCGGAAAACTAGGGATTGGAAAGAATTACTTGTACTGCATAG GTGGCCCCGGTGTTATATTTAGTCACAAAGCACTGAAAGTGTTGGCCCCAAATCTGGACAATTGCAAAGGAGACACTGCCACGACCCATGAAGACACTGAATTAGGCAGATGTGTGGAAAATTACCTGAAAGTTCAATGCAAATCAAACAGAAAGGTAAAACTTTGTCTattgctctatctatctatctatctattcatccatccatctatctgtctgtctgtctatctatttatctgtctatctctctctatctatctatctagttattga
- the LOC106877422 gene encoding zinc finger protein 239, whose product MENVKDLDTSTTTNFTDVDSAASTDRDEKPLWSEIFINQASVIEPIPEYCCEICGKTFNSEQDFFTHKDAHNKEKPFHCEICGKYFAYNSYFISHQRIHTGEKPYHCEICEKSFTQNSHLVIHIRSHTGEKLFHCEICNKSFVSNSNLTKHRRIHTGEKNFHCEVCAKAFGTNSDLIRHRRIHTGEKPYHCDICGKSFTQNSCLVIHTRSHSGLKPYHCEVCGKSFVDNSNLNRHRQTHAKEKLFNCKTVVETKPFNSETSVEAKTFNFETSVETKPFISETLVEAKPSNCETLVEAKPSNCETLVEAKPFNRETLVEAKPSNCETLVEAKAFNCETSVEAKAFNCETSSEAV is encoded by the coding sequence ATGGAAAACGTTAAGGACTTGGACACTTCTACCACAACTAATTTTACCGATGTAGATTCAGCAGCATCGACAGACAGAGACGAGAAACCTTTATGgagtgaaatatttattaatcaagCATCAGTAATTGAACCTATTCCTGAATATTGCTGTGAGATTTGTGGGAAAACATTCAATTCAGAACAGGATTTCTTCACGCATAAAGACGCACACAATAAGGAAAAACcattccattgtgaaatatgtgggaaatattttgcatataacaGTTATTTTATAAGCCATCaaagaatccacactggagaaaagccgTATCATTGCGAAATATGTGAGAAATCTTTCACTCAGAATTCTCATCTTGTTATCCACATACGTagtcatacaggggagaaactatttcattgtgaaatatgtaatAAATCATTTGTCTCCAACAGTAATTTAACAAAGCATAGGagaatacatactggagaaaagaACTTCCATTGTGAAGTCTGTGCGAAAGCATTTGGTACTAACAGTGATTTAATCAGGCACAGAAggatacacactggagaaaaaccataccactgtgacatATGTGGGAAATCGTTTACTCAAAATTCTTGCCTTGTTATTCACACTCGTAGCCATTCTGGAttaaaaccatatcactgtgaagtGTGTGGGAAATCTTTTGTGGATAATAGTAATctaaacagacacagacaaacacacgctaAAGAAAAACTGTTCAACTGTAAAACTGTGGTAGAGACTAAGCCTTTTAACTCTGAAACTTCTGTAGAAGCTAAGACTTTTAACTTTGAAACTTCGGTAGAGACTAAGCCTTTTATCTCTGAGACTTTGGTGGAGGCTAAGCCTTCAAACTGTGAAACTTTGGTGGAGGCTAAGCCTTCAAACTGTGAAACTTTGGTAGAAGCTAAGCCTTTTAACCGTGAAACTTTGGTAGAGGCTAAGCCTTCAAACTGTGAAACTTTGGTAGAAGCTAAGGCTTTTAACTGTGAAACTTCGGTAGAAGCTAAGGCTTTTAACTGTGAAACTTCAAGTGAGGCtgtctaa